The Ralstonia pickettii DTP0602 genome segment AAAGGAGTGGATTGGGGGATGGGTGTTGCAGCGACGCACAATTGATGGCAGGTGGTGACTACCTATTGATTTGAATCAACAAAGGCGGCGCTGGTGTGTGGGGTTTTGGATGTTCTGCGGCTGCGGTTTGCGTCTGGTAGCTGCTCGACAGCCCTCGCCGCTGATGACATGTTGCAGCTGTTGAACCGCTTGGTTCCGCCCTCCTGGGCGGGTCACTTTTGTCCGAGCGACAAAACCAAAAGCGCGTCGCCTGGTACGGTTCACCCACATAGGTAACAGAACAGTTCAGGCACATAGGTAACAGTTTTCTACCCTGCAAGGGCGACTGCCAACGGGAGACGCCCATGCCCTGGAGTGAGCTCAAACCTATGGACCAACGCCTCCTATTCATTGCCGCGCACCTGCGCCGCACGGACAGTGTCAGCGCGCTGTGCGAACGCTACGGCATCAGCCGCAAGACCGGCTACAAGTGGATCGAGCGATACGCCAACGAAGGCATCGACGGGCTGGCCGAACACAGCCGGAGCCGTCATATGCAGCAGCGGATCGCCTATCCGATCCGCCAGGCGATCCTGGAACTGCGCGGGCGAGGTGGCATGGAGCTCGGGCCGAAGAAGATCCAGCAGCGCCTGGCAGAGCGGTTTGGCGAGGCAGAGGTGCCCTCGCGCACGACCATCTACAAGATCCTGAAGGCAGCGGGCAAGATCGATCCGCGGCGCAAGCGTCGGCGGGTGGCGCGGTATGGCACGCCGCTGCGCTCGGCGCGCGAGCCGAACGCGCTGTGGAGTGCGGACTTCAAGGGGCAGTTCCTGACCGCGGACCAGTGCTGGTGCTATCCGCTCACGATCATGGACCACGCCAGCCGTTATCTGCTGGGGTGCAAGGGCCTGGGTGGGCCGAAGCTCGGCGCCGACCAAGTCGGTGTTCGAGCGGCTGTTCCGCTGCTATGGGCTGCCGGACCGGCTGCGCACCGACAACGGCGTGCCGTTCGCGTCGACAGGCTGGGGGAGTCATATCAGCAGGGTGGAATCGCGACCGCGCCCCATGGAAACCAAAGCCGCCCCGCCGACCAGAAGCGCCCCCTTGATAGCCAGCCGCTCAGGCGACGCGCTTTTTGGTTACTTTGTCGCTCGGACAAAAGTGACCCGCCCAGGTGGGCGGAACCAAGCGGTTCAACAGCTGCAACATGTCACCAGCAGCGAGTGCCGTCGAGCAACTACCAGATACAAACCGCAGGCAAAAAGCGCGGGAGCCCTCACCTTCAGAGCCCCGGCGAGCGCTTCACCAGTGCCTACTGCACGTTACCAGCAACCGCAATCACCTGCCCGGTAATGTAGTTCGAATCCGGCGAGCAGAACAGATAAACACCGCCCGCAGCTTCTTCCGGCGTGCCCCCGCGGCCGAGCGGGTTACGCTGGGCATGCGACTTGACCATCTCCGGATTCAGCCCCACACGGATCTCGCGGCCTTCGATATTCACCGTAGCACCAGCCTTGGCATCGGCCGACGTCATGCGAGTGTGGATCAGCCCGAACGCCACCGCGTTCACATTGACGTTGAAACGACCCCACTCACGCGCCATCGCACGCGTCATGCCGATGACACCCGCCTTGGCCCCCGAGTAATTGATCTGCCCAGCATTGCCGTTCAGCCCCGAGGTCGACGAGATATTGACGATCTTGCGATACACCTCGCGGCCGGCTTCCTTGTCCGCCGCAGCCAGTGCCTTGATATGCGGGTAGGCGGCACGCAGGATGCGGAACGGCGCGGTCATGTGGCAGTCCAGGATTGCGTACCACTGCTCGTCGCTCATTTTCTGCACCACGTCGTCCCAGGTAAAGCCGGCGTTGTTGACGATGATGTCGATACCCTTGAACGTGTTCATCGCCGTGCCGATAAAGCGGTCGGCAAAGTCCGGCGCGGCCACGTTGCCGACGCAGGCCACGGCTTCCACGCCCATTGCCTTCAGCTCTTCCACGGTCTGCTGGGCGGGTTCGGCGTCCAGGTCATTGATGACCAGGCGTGCGCCTTCGCGCGCCAGGCGCATGGCGATCGCGTTGCCAATGCCGCGTCCCGAACCGGTGACCAGTGCCACCTTGCCGTCAAGTGCTCCCATGTCTTTACTCCTGAATGAGGTTGGGATTACAGGGCGACGACCGCGTCGCCCAGGATCTTGGTTTCGCCATACTGGTTGGCGGTCTGGATTTCCAGCTTGACGCACTTCTCGCCGTTGACTTCCAGCTTTTCGACGACGCGGCCGCTGCAGGTGATGCGATGGCCAAGGTGGGTGATGCCGACGAAGCGCACGCCGAACTGGCGCAGCTGGCGCTGGTCGACCCACTGCGTCAGCAGCCGGCCGAGATAGGCCATCGACAGCATGCCGTGCGCGAACACGTCGGGCATGCCGGCCTTGCGCGCATAGTCGGTGTCGATATGGATGGCGTTGTGATCGTTCGATGCACCGGCGAACAGCGCCAGCGTGGTGCGATTGATTGGTTCCAGCGCCAGCGGCGGCAGGGTGTCGCCGACCTTGACCTGGTCGAAGCTCAGTTTGCTCATGCGGATTCTCCGGTTCAGCCGTTGCGTTGGACCAGCACGCTGCGCAGGTCCGCCACGTGCTCGCCATCCTGGTTGGTCACGCGCGTTTCGCGCACCACGAACTCCAGCGCGCCGCCTTTCTTGTCGTAGATGTCGGCGATGGTGGTCTTGAAGTGCAGCGTGTCGCCGGCATAGGCCATGCGGTGGTAGGTGAAGGACTGCTCGCCGTGCAGGATGCGTTCCTGCCGGATGCCGAGTTCCTGGCGCCATGCGCTGGACGGTTGCGTCAGCTCCAGCGAGAAGAGGAAGGTCGGCGGCAGCGGCAGGCCGGGGTGGCCGGCGTCGTGCGCGGTGGCCTCGTCGATGTAGACCGGATCGGTCTGGCCGGTGGCCTTGGCGAAGAAGCGCAGCTGGCTGGCGGGTGCGGAGGTGCGGAAATCCGCGATCACCTTGCCGATATGTTTCTTGTCGATCATGAATGGACTCCTCTGATTGCGCGTGCTCAGGCGTGCTTCTGGTAAAGCGTGACGACGCAGGCGCCACCCAGGCCCAGGTTGTGCGTCAGCGCAAGCTTCGCGCCTTCTACCTGGCGCTTGTCGGCCTTGCCGCGCAGCTGCTGGACCATCTCGTAGCACTGCGCCAGGCCGGTCGCGCCCAGCGGGTGCCCCTTGGACAGCAGGCCGCCCGACGGGTTGACCACCCACTTGCCGCCATAGGTGTTGTCGCCGTCGTTGACCAGCTTCTCGGCGCCGCCTTCGGGGCACAGGCCCAGACCTTCGTAGGTCAGCAGCTCGTTCTGCGCGAAGCAGTCATGCAGCTCGAGCACGTCGATGTCCTGCGGGCCGATGCCAGCCTGCTCGTACACCTGCTGCGAGCCCTCGCGCGTCATGTCGAAGCCGACCACGCGGATCATGTCGCGGGCATCGTAGGTGGTGGGGCGGTCGGTGGTCAGTGACTGGCCGGCGATCAGCACGTCGGTCTTGAGGCCCTTCTTGCGGGCGAATTCCTCGGACACCACGATGGCGGCCGCGGCACCGCAGGTCGGCGGGCAGGCCATCAGGCGGGTCAGCACGCCTTCCCACAGCATCGGCGCCGCCAGCACATCCTCGGTGGTCATCACGTTGCGGAACACGGCCAGCGGATTGTTGGCGGCGTGGCGGCTGGCCTTGGCGCGGATCCTGGCGAAGGTCTCGAGTTTGGTGCCGTACTTGTCCATGTGGGCCTTGCCGGCGCCGGAGAACTGGCGGATGGCGTTGGGCAGGTCCTTGCGGTCGACCAGTTCGTCCACCAGGTTGATGGCGCGTTCCAGGGCCGGGGCGCGATCATCCCAGCGCGACTTCAGCGCGCCCGGCTGCATGAACTCGAAGCCGACGGCCAGCGCGCATTCGACGGCGCCGCTCTGCACCGCCTGGCGGGCCAGGAACAGCGCCGACGAGCCGGTCGCGCAGTTGTTGTTGACGTTGATGACCGGGATGCCGGTCATGCCGACCTGGTACAGCGCCTTCTGGCCGCAGGTTGAGTCGCCGTAGACGTAGCCGGCATAGGCCTGCTGCACGTCGTCGTAGCTGAGGCCGGCGTCTTCCAGCGCCTGGCGCACGGCGTTGGCGCCCATTACGTCATAGGTGTCGCTGGTACCCGGCTTCTTGAACGGGATCATGCCGGCACCGGCAACGAAAACCTTGCGAGTCATGTGAGTTCTCCTTTGAATCTGTGTGGGATGGGCGGCCGGGCCGCGCTTACAGCTTGCGCGAGATCAGGTCGCGCATGACCTCGCTGGTGCCGCCGTAGATGCGCGTGACGCGCGAATCGGCGAAGGCGCGGGCGACCGGGTACTCCAGCATGTAGCCGTAGCCGCCATGCAGCTGCACCATCTGGTCCAGTGCCTGGCCGAGCGCCTCGGTGGCATAGAGCTTGGCCACGGCAGCTTCTTCCAGCGTCAGGCGGCGGCGGATGTGCTCGCCCAGGTAGTGGTCGACCAGCAGGCGCACGGCGATGGCCTGTGCCTTGATGTCGGCCAGCTTGAACTTGGTGTTCTGGAAGTCCCAGACAGTCTGGTTGAACGCCTTGCGCTCCTTGACGTAGGCCAGCGTCTGCTCCAGGCAGACCTCCAGCTTGGCGGCGGCGCTGATGGCGATGGACAGGCGTTCCTGCGGCAGTTCGCCCATCAGGTAGGCAAAGCCCTTGCCTTCCTCGCCCAGGCGGTTGCTCACCGGCACGCGCACGTTGTCGAAGAACAGCTCGGCGGTGTCCTGCGCGTGCTGGCCGACCTTGTCCAGCTTGCGGCCGCGGCGGAAGCCTTCGCGCTCGGCTTCCACCACGATCAGGCTGACGCCGCGCGAGCCTGCGCTCGGGTCGGTCTTGCAGACCATGATGATCAGGTCGGCGTTCAGGCCATTGCTGATGAAGGTCTTGCTGCCGTTGATGACGTACTCGTCGCCCTCGCGCACGGCAGTGGTGCGGATCGCCTTGAGGTCGCTGCCGGTGCCGGGTTCGGTCATGCCGATGGCAAGGATGGCCTCGCCCGAGCAGACCTTGGGCAGCCAGCGCTGCTTCTGCTCTTCATTGCCCAGCCGGTTGAGGTACGGGGCGATGATGTCGGAGTGCACGCCAAAGCCCAGGCCGCTGACGCCGACGCGCGCCTGTTCTTCGTTGAAGATGGCCGAGTGGCCGAAATCGCCGCCGCCGCCGCCGTATTCGGTCGGCAGCGTCACGCAGAGGAGGCCCTCGCGGCCGGCCTTGAGCCAGGTCTCGCGGTCGACCTTGCCCGCCTTGTCCCACTCGGCCTGCTTCGGCAGGCATTCTTTCTCCAGGAAGCGGCGCACCGTGGTGCGGAACATCTCGTGATCGTCGCGGTAGATGGTACGGTTGATTTGCATGGAAAGCTCCGGGATAGATTTGATATGGGAGGCCGTGTTCAGGCAGCGCAGGCGATGTGCGGACCGGGTTCGGGCTGGAAAATCTCTTCGACGAGATGCGCCCGGCGCGCGCGCGTGGCGGCCTGGTTCACATAGCCCTTGTCGGCGATCTCGTTGGCGTCGATGGAAGGCGGCTCGGCCATCAGCAGCACGCGCCGGACATGCAGGCTGGCGCCGGCGTTGCCCTTGCCCCCGGCGGTCTGCAGCCGTGCGCGAATGGCACTGACCACCACCGGGTGACGAACCAGCGCTTCTGCGTCGAGCCCGGCCAGTTCCGGCGCGAGTGCGCGGCAGGCAGCCAGGTTGGGCCAGGCCAGCGCGGCCAGGTAGTCGTGGTCGTGGCCGCAGATCACGGCGTCGGTG includes the following:
- a CDS encoding 3-ketoacyl-ACP reductase (K00059: fabG; 3-oxoacyl-[acyl-carrier protein] reductase [EC:1.1.1.100]); translated protein: MGALDGKVALVTGSGRGIGNAIAMRLAREGARLVINDLDAEPAQQTVEELKAMGVEAVACVGNVAAPDFADRFIGTAMNTFKGIDIIVNNAGFTWDDVVQKMSDEQWYAILDCHMTAPFRILRAAYPHIKALAAADKEAGREVYRKIVNISSTSGLNGNAGQINYSGAKAGVIGMTRAMAREWGRFNVNVNAVAFGLIHTRMTSADAKAGATVNIEGREIRVGLNPEMVKSHAQRNPLGRGGTPEEAAGGVYLFCSPDSNYITGQVIAVAGNVQ
- a CDS encoding MaoC family dehydratase; protein product: MSKLSFDQVKVGDTLPPLALEPINRTTLALFAGASNDHNAIHIDTDYARKAGMPDVFAHGMLSMAYLGRLLTQWVDQRQLRQFGVRFVGITHLGHRITCSGRVVEKLEVNGEKCVKLEIQTANQYGETKILGDAVVAL
- a CDS encoding acyl dehydratase (K01726: E4.2.1.-; [EC:4.2.1.-]), which encodes MIDKKHIGKVIADFRTSAPASQLRFFAKATGQTDPVYIDEATAHDAGHPGLPLPPTFLFSLELTQPSSAWRQELGIRQERILHGEQSFTYHRMAYAGDTLHFKTTIADIYDKKGGALEFVVRETRVTNQDGEHVADLRSVLVQRNG
- a CDS encoding lipid-transfer protein (K00632: E2.3.1.16, fadA; acetyl-CoA acyltransferase [EC:2.3.1.16]); this translates as MTRKVFVAGAGMIPFKKPGTSDTYDVMGANAVRQALEDAGLSYDDVQQAYAGYVYGDSTCGQKALYQVGMTGIPVINVNNNCATGSSALFLARQAVQSGAVECALAVGFEFMQPGALKSRWDDRAPALERAINLVDELVDRKDLPNAIRQFSGAGKAHMDKYGTKLETFARIRAKASRHAANNPLAVFRNVMTTEDVLAAPMLWEGVLTRLMACPPTCGAAAAIVVSEEFARKKGLKTDVLIAGQSLTTDRPTTYDARDMIRVVGFDMTREGSQQVYEQAGIGPQDIDVLELHDCFAQNELLTYEGLGLCPEGGAEKLVNDGDNTYGGKWVVNPSGGLLSKGHPLGATGLAQCYEMVQQLRGKADKRQVEGAKLALTHNLGLGGACVVTLYQKHA
- a CDS encoding acyl-CoA dehydrogenase (K00249: ACADM, acd; acyl-CoA dehydrogenase [EC:1.3.8.7]) → MQINRTIYRDDHEMFRTTVRRFLEKECLPKQAEWDKAGKVDRETWLKAGREGLLCVTLPTEYGGGGGDFGHSAIFNEEQARVGVSGLGFGVHSDIIAPYLNRLGNEEQKQRWLPKVCSGEAILAIGMTEPGTGSDLKAIRTTAVREGDEYVINGSKTFISNGLNADLIIMVCKTDPSAGSRGVSLIVVEAEREGFRRGRKLDKVGQHAQDTAELFFDNVRVPVSNRLGEEGKGFAYLMGELPQERLSIAISAAAKLEVCLEQTLAYVKERKAFNQTVWDFQNTKFKLADIKAQAIAVRLLVDHYLGEHIRRRLTLEEAAVAKLYATEALGQALDQMVQLHGGYGYMLEYPVARAFADSRVTRIYGGTSEVMRDLISRKL